In the genome of Pseudomonas putida, one region contains:
- a CDS encoding succinate dehydrogenase iron-sulfur subunit, with the protein MLQVEVYRYNPDTDSAPKMQTFQVDTGGKDLMVLDVLALIKEQDEGFSYRRSCREGVCGSDGMNINGKNGLACITPLSSVVKGNKLVLRPLPGLPVIRDLVVDMSIFYKQYEKVKPFLQNDTPAPAIERLQSPEDRDKLDGLYECILCACCSTSCPSFWWNPDKFLGPAALLQAYRFLADSRDTKTQERLASLDDPFSVFRCRGIMNCVNVCPKGLNPTKAIGHVRNMLLQSGT; encoded by the coding sequence ATGTTGCAAGTCGAAGTTTATCGTTACAACCCGGACACCGATTCGGCGCCGAAGATGCAGACCTTCCAGGTCGACACCGGTGGCAAGGATCTGATGGTCCTGGACGTGCTGGCACTGATCAAGGAGCAGGACGAGGGCTTCTCGTACCGTCGCTCCTGCCGTGAAGGCGTTTGCGGCTCCGATGGCATGAACATCAACGGCAAGAACGGCCTGGCCTGCATCACCCCGCTGTCGTCGGTGGTCAAGGGCAACAAGCTGGTTCTGCGTCCGCTGCCGGGGCTGCCGGTCATTCGTGACCTGGTCGTCGACATGAGCATCTTCTACAAGCAGTACGAGAAGGTGAAGCCGTTCCTGCAGAACGACACCCCGGCCCCGGCCATCGAGCGTCTGCAGTCGCCGGAAGACCGCGACAAGCTGGACGGTCTGTACGAGTGCATCCTGTGCGCTTGCTGCTCGACCTCCTGCCCATCGTTCTGGTGGAACCCGGACAAGTTCCTGGGCCCCGCTGCGCTGCTGCAGGCCTACCGCTTCCTGGCCGACAGCCGCGATACCAAGACTCAGGAGCGCCTGGCGTCCCTGGATGACCCGTTCAGCGTATTCCGCTGCCGCGGGATCATGAACTGCGTAAACGTTTGCCCGAAAGGTCTGAACCCGACCAAGGCAATCGGTCACGTACGTAACATGCTGCTGCAAAGCGGCACCTGA